In Streptomyces sp. NBC_01439, the following are encoded in one genomic region:
- a CDS encoding VOC family protein, with protein sequence MMAVTPTPQKITTFLMFEGRAEEAMTFYLSLFDDAEVVAISRYGPDETGPGAGPEGTVRHATFSLAGQQFMCIDSPAQHAFGFTPAVSLYVQCEDEAEIERLYGALAEQGTELMPLGSYGFSHRFGWVNDRFGVSWQLNVAAPPSAGG encoded by the coding sequence ATGATGGCCGTCACGCCGACCCCGCAGAAGATCACCACGTTCCTGATGTTCGAGGGGCGGGCGGAGGAGGCGATGACCTTCTACCTCTCGCTGTTCGACGACGCGGAGGTGGTCGCCATCAGCCGCTACGGCCCCGACGAGACCGGACCCGGAGCCGGACCCGAGGGGACCGTGCGCCACGCGACCTTCTCCCTGGCCGGACAGCAGTTCATGTGCATCGACAGCCCGGCCCAGCACGCGTTCGGCTTCACGCCCGCCGTGTCGCTGTACGTCCAGTGCGAGGACGAGGCCGAGATCGAACGCCTCTACGGAGCCCTCGCCGAGCAGGGCACCGAGCTGATGCCCCTGGGCTCGTACGGGTTCAGCCATCGGTTCGGCTGGGTGAACGACCGCTTCGGCGTCTCCTGGCAGCTGAACGTCGCGGCCCCGCCCAGCGCGGGCGGGTGA
- a CDS encoding MFS transporter, whose protein sequence is MPKAVYVLALGIFAMVTSEFVVAGLMPQISEGLGVTVPRVGYLITAFAVAMALGGPFLATAVLKLPHKSALMVLFAVFLGGNVVAALSTDYVTMAIGRVVTGVASSAFFGVSLSVVAEITEPEVRGKAIGAAMNGLMLGTLLGLPLSTFVGGQFGWRAAFWAISGLTVLAALATIVGVPSVTGAEGEGGPSVKEEVRVFENPRLWLVFSTSTLIIGATFSAFSYFTPILTELTGFSEGSVPWLLVAYGAATVVGNHVVGRFADRHTIVTQLVGLGLNMVFLAGFAVFAEVTAPALIFMMGIGLVGVTMNPCMITRVQRTANARPLVNTVHSSFITLGIVIGSWLGGVGINAYGLRAPLVLGVVMAFLGLFTLLPDLRAEKDGGSATAAPERAPAAA, encoded by the coding sequence GTGCCCAAGGCCGTGTACGTCCTCGCCCTCGGCATCTTCGCCATGGTCACCAGTGAATTCGTGGTGGCCGGCCTGATGCCCCAGATCTCCGAAGGGCTCGGGGTCACCGTCCCCCGAGTCGGCTACCTGATCACCGCGTTCGCCGTCGCCATGGCTCTCGGCGGGCCCTTCCTGGCCACCGCCGTGCTCAAACTCCCGCACAAGAGCGCCCTGATGGTGCTCTTCGCGGTCTTCCTCGGCGGCAACGTCGTGGCCGCGCTGTCCACCGACTACGTGACGATGGCCATCGGGCGCGTCGTCACGGGTGTCGCCTCCTCCGCCTTCTTCGGCGTCTCGCTCTCGGTCGTCGCCGAGATCACCGAGCCGGAGGTGCGCGGCAAGGCGATCGGCGCCGCCATGAACGGGCTGATGCTCGGCACCCTGCTCGGGCTGCCCCTCTCCACCTTCGTCGGCGGCCAGTTCGGCTGGCGGGCCGCCTTCTGGGCGATCTCGGGGCTGACCGTGCTCGCGGCCCTCGCCACGATCGTCGGCGTCCCTTCCGTGACCGGCGCCGAGGGGGAGGGCGGACCCTCCGTCAAGGAGGAGGTGCGCGTCTTCGAGAACCCGCGGCTGTGGCTGGTGTTCTCCACCTCCACGCTGATCATCGGCGCCACCTTCTCCGCCTTCAGCTACTTCACGCCGATCCTCACCGAGCTCACCGGCTTCAGCGAGGGCTCGGTGCCGTGGCTGCTGGTCGCCTACGGAGCAGCGACCGTCGTCGGCAACCACGTCGTGGGCCGCTTCGCCGACCGGCACACGATCGTGACCCAGCTCGTCGGGCTCGGGCTCAACATGGTCTTCCTCGCCGGCTTCGCCGTCTTCGCCGAGGTCACCGCACCCGCGCTGATCTTCATGATGGGCATCGGTCTGGTCGGCGTCACGATGAACCCCTGCATGATCACCCGGGTCCAGCGCACCGCGAACGCCCGCCCGCTGGTCAACACCGTGCACTCCTCCTTCATCACGCTCGGCATCGTCATCGGCTCCTGGCTCGGCGGCGTCGGCATCAACGCATACGGGCTCCGGGCCCCGCTCGTCCTCGGCGTGGTCATGGCCTTCCTCGGCCTGTTCACCCTCCTGCCGGACCTGCGGGCCGAGAAGGACGGCGGCAGCGCCACGGCCGCCCCCGAGCGAGCGCCCGCCGCGGCCTGA
- a CDS encoding TetR/AcrR family transcriptional regulator, with product MARPKEFDPQSALVKAMELFRHQGYEATSIQDLVDALGINRSSMYAAYGSKHDLYLKALDLYCAVEADRARTDLAPSDEGPTLPVLRAFLLSYVESALADPLRGGCMVTHGVLERLPGDAKAAERLGGALGSLEEAFAYLLLRAEVAGELAPGVDVRITARFLVTLTQGLRVMERTADRDYLTQVVDQALTGLSRTG from the coding sequence ATGGCGAGGCCCAAGGAGTTCGACCCGCAGTCCGCCCTGGTGAAGGCCATGGAGCTGTTCCGCCACCAGGGGTACGAGGCCACCTCGATCCAGGACCTCGTGGACGCGCTGGGCATCAACCGCTCCAGCATGTACGCCGCCTACGGCTCCAAGCACGACCTCTACCTCAAGGCGCTGGACCTGTACTGCGCCGTCGAGGCGGACCGCGCCCGGACGGACCTCGCCCCTTCCGACGAGGGCCCCACCCTGCCGGTCCTGCGCGCCTTCCTCCTCTCCTACGTCGAATCAGCGCTGGCCGATCCGCTCCGCGGCGGGTGCATGGTCACCCACGGCGTGCTGGAGCGGCTACCGGGGGACGCGAAGGCCGCCGAACGGCTCGGCGGGGCACTGGGGTCCCTGGAGGAGGCCTTCGCCTACCTCCTGCTGCGCGCGGAGGTGGCCGGGGAGCTGGCGCCCGGCGTCGACGTGCGCATCACCGCCCGGTTCCTCGTCACCCTCACCCAGGGGCTGCGCGTCATGGAGCGGACGGCGGACCGGGACTACCTGACCCAGGTCGTCGACCAGGCCCTCACGGGCCTGTCGCGTACCGGCTGA
- the hsaD gene encoding 4,5:9,10-diseco-3-hydroxy-5,9,17-trioxoandrosta-1(10),2-diene-4-oate hydrolase — MITYESTSRTAKAGNLNLHFHEAGPDRTDAPVLVLLHGGGPGASAWSNFGPNMPFLAERFRTLLIDQPCYGRSDKPEPDRDYFSFSAAATAALMNELGIEKAHFIGNSLGGGTAVRMSLNHPDKVGKLLLMSPGGISVNLFSADPTEGIRRLFAFAAAAEPTREQMRAFLTTLVHDPSLITDELVEERYARAMDPDARIGSARMGASFANPAWQQDTLLWREAHRISHPTLLTWGREDRVNPLDGALFALKAVPDARLHVFPRCGHWAQTEAFDDFNRLAADFFAH, encoded by the coding sequence ATGATCACTTACGAGAGCACCTCGCGCACGGCCAAGGCTGGAAACCTCAACCTCCACTTCCACGAGGCAGGACCGGACCGCACCGACGCCCCCGTCCTCGTCCTCCTCCACGGCGGCGGACCCGGCGCCTCGGCCTGGTCCAACTTCGGGCCCAACATGCCCTTCCTCGCCGAGCGGTTCCGCACCCTGCTCATCGACCAGCCCTGCTACGGCCGCTCCGACAAGCCCGAACCCGACCGCGACTACTTCAGCTTCAGCGCCGCTGCGACCGCCGCCCTCATGAACGAACTCGGCATCGAGAAGGCCCACTTCATCGGCAACTCCCTCGGCGGCGGCACCGCCGTCCGGATGTCGCTGAACCACCCGGACAAGGTGGGCAAGCTGCTGCTCATGAGCCCCGGTGGAATTTCGGTCAATCTCTTCTCGGCCGACCCCACCGAAGGCATCCGGCGGCTCTTCGCGTTCGCCGCGGCCGCCGAACCCACCCGCGAGCAGATGCGCGCCTTCCTCACGACGCTCGTCCACGACCCCTCGCTCATCACCGACGAACTCGTCGAAGAGCGCTACGCCCGGGCCATGGACCCGGACGCGCGGATCGGAAGCGCCCGCATGGGCGCCTCCTTCGCCAACCCCGCCTGGCAGCAGGACACCCTGCTCTGGCGCGAGGCCCACCGCATCAGCCACCCCACCCTGCTCACCTGGGGGCGCGAGGACCGGGTCAACCCGCTCGACGGCGCGCTGTTCGCCCTCAAGGCCGTCCCCGACGCTCGCCTGCACGTCTTCCCGCGCTGCGGCCACTGGGCGCAGACCGAGGCCTTCGACGACTTCAACCGCCTCGCCGCGGACTTCTTCGCACATTGA
- a CDS encoding HAD family acid phosphatase: MRSTRRTRTPRTAAIGVAAAAAVLTLVPATAAQAAPVPAPAPAPVAAAAAPAASAPGGNAAILGIDYATWQRDVAAVIDAARPAIEARIAASPAGEKPALVLDIDNTSLETDFHWFWTFPTPAIAKVRALTQYAHERGVAIFFVTARPGIIHSLTERNLKAVGYPISGLYVRDLPDLFDEVSAYKTGKRAEIEARGYTIIANIGNSPTDLVGGHAERTVKLPDYNGKLS, encoded by the coding sequence ATGCGCAGCACCCGCCGCACCCGTACGCCCCGTACCGCCGCCATCGGCGTGGCCGCGGCCGCCGCCGTCCTGACGCTGGTTCCGGCCACCGCGGCCCAGGCCGCGCCCGTCCCGGCACCGGCTCCCGCACCCGTGGCCGCGGCCGCGGCTCCGGCCGCCTCCGCGCCCGGCGGCAACGCCGCGATCCTCGGCATCGACTACGCCACCTGGCAGCGGGACGTCGCCGCCGTGATCGACGCGGCCCGGCCCGCCATCGAGGCCCGCATCGCCGCCTCGCCCGCCGGCGAGAAGCCCGCCCTCGTCCTGGACATCGACAACACCTCGTTGGAGACGGACTTCCACTGGTTCTGGACCTTCCCGACCCCCGCGATCGCCAAGGTCCGCGCGCTGACCCAGTACGCGCACGAGCGCGGCGTCGCGATCTTCTTCGTCACCGCCCGCCCCGGGATCATCCACTCCCTCACCGAGCGCAACCTCAAGGCCGTGGGCTACCCGATCTCGGGGCTCTACGTCCGCGACCTGCCCGACCTGTTCGATGAGGTCAGCGCCTACAAGACGGGCAAGCGGGCGGAGATCGAGGCGCGCGGCTACACGATCATCGCCAACATCGGCAACAGCCCGACCGACCTCGTCGGCGGTCACGCGGAGCGCACCGTCAAGCTGCCGGACTACAACGGCAAGCTCTCCTGA
- a CDS encoding S1 family peptidase, which yields MKRTLAVGAVALAAVSLQPGTATAGPAPVVGGTRAAQGEFPFMVRLSMGCGGALYTQQIVLTAAHCVSGSGNNTSITATAGVVDLNSSSAIKVKSTKVLQAPGYNGKGKDWALIKLAKPINLPTLKIADTKAYDSGTFTVAGWGAAREGGGQQRYLLKANVPFVSDASCQSSYGSDLVPGEEICAGLPQGGVDTCQGDSGGPMFRRDNNNAWIQVGIVSWGEGCARPNYPGVYTEVSTFAAAIKSAAAGM from the coding sequence ATGAAGCGCACCCTCGCCGTCGGCGCGGTCGCCCTCGCCGCCGTCAGCCTCCAGCCCGGCACCGCCACCGCCGGCCCGGCACCCGTCGTCGGCGGCACCCGCGCCGCCCAGGGCGAGTTCCCCTTCATGGTGCGCCTCTCCATGGGCTGCGGCGGAGCCCTCTACACCCAGCAGATCGTCCTTACCGCCGCCCACTGCGTGAGCGGCTCCGGCAACAACACCTCCATCACCGCCACCGCCGGGGTCGTCGACCTCAACAGCTCCAGCGCCATCAAGGTCAAGTCCACCAAGGTCCTCCAGGCCCCCGGCTACAACGGCAAGGGCAAGGACTGGGCCCTCATCAAGCTCGCCAAGCCCATCAACCTGCCCACCCTCAAGATCGCCGACACCAAGGCCTACGACAGCGGCACCTTCACCGTCGCAGGCTGGGGAGCCGCCCGCGAGGGCGGCGGCCAGCAGCGCTACCTCCTGAAGGCCAACGTCCCCTTCGTCTCCGACGCCAGCTGCCAGAGCTCGTACGGCAGCGACCTCGTCCCCGGCGAGGAGATCTGCGCCGGCCTGCCGCAGGGCGGCGTCGACACCTGTCAGGGCGACTCCGGCGGCCCCATGTTCCGCCGCGACAACAACAACGCCTGGATCCAGGTCGGCATCGTCAGCTGGGGCGAGGGCTGCGCCCGACCGAACTACCCCGGCGTCTACACCGAGGTCTCCACCTTCGCCGCCGCGATCAAGAGCGCCGCGGCCGGCATGTAG
- a CDS encoding winged helix-turn-helix domain-containing protein: protein MTDGPTPDTGADADTGADVKRGGHPRHDLAPLLNAPVRLSVVAALAPLDKAEFAFVRDLVEVSDSVLSKQVAALEEAGWVQVQKGRVGRRPRTWVSLTAEGRAVYERHLAALRAIALG from the coding sequence ATGACGGACGGGCCGACCCCGGACACCGGGGCGGACGCGGACACCGGGGCGGACGTGAAGCGGGGCGGGCATCCGCGGCACGACCTCGCGCCGCTGCTGAACGCCCCCGTACGGCTTTCGGTGGTGGCGGCGCTGGCTCCGCTGGACAAGGCCGAGTTCGCTTTCGTACGGGACCTGGTCGAGGTCTCGGACTCGGTACTGTCGAAACAGGTGGCGGCGCTGGAGGAGGCGGGCTGGGTGCAGGTCCAGAAGGGCCGGGTCGGGCGGCGTCCGCGCACCTGGGTCTCGCTGACCGCCGAGGGGCGGGCGGTCTACGAGCGACACCTGGCCGCACTGCGGGCCATCGCGCTGGGCTAG
- a CDS encoding chorismate mutase — protein MNISDLDNGTGTGAADDSAGIDESVTAELARLRDSIDNIDAAVVHMLAERFKCTQQVGHLKARHQLPPADPGREASQIARLRQLAENAKLDPAFAEKLLNFIIAEVIRHHETIAAGEE, from the coding sequence ATGAACATCAGCGACCTCGACAACGGCACCGGCACGGGCGCGGCCGACGACTCCGCAGGCATCGACGAGAGCGTCACCGCCGAACTCGCCCGCCTGCGCGACAGCATCGACAACATCGACGCCGCCGTCGTCCACATGCTCGCCGAACGCTTCAAGTGCACCCAGCAGGTCGGCCACCTCAAGGCCAGGCACCAGCTGCCCCCCGCCGACCCGGGCCGCGAAGCCAGCCAGATCGCCCGCCTGCGCCAGCTCGCCGAGAACGCCAAACTCGACCCCGCCTTCGCCGAGAAGCTCCTCAACTTCATCATCGCCGAGGTCATCCGCCACCACGAGACGATCGCTGCGGGCGAAGAGTAG
- the pepN gene encoding aminopeptidase N has product MSALTRNEAQLRAQLLDVQHYAVTLDLTGDDETFDSATVVRFTARTAADTFIELKPAELRSATLDGIPLDPATLADDRLPLTGLTEGPHELHLDTRMRYSRTGEGLHRFTDPADNQTYVYSQMFLDDVQRVFPAFDQPDLKAVFEFTVTAPAHWTVLANGITTRTGAAPDNSGAAIWQSAPTPLISTYLAAVAAGPWHSIRTEHAGLPFGIHCRQSLAPHMDVDAEEILSITKACFDRYQEKFTEPYPFDSYDQAFVPEFNAGAMENPGLVTFRDEFIFRSAVTDTERQSRAMVIAHEMAHMWFGDLVTLAWFDDIWLNESFAEYMGYQTLTEATRFTDTWTDFGVTRKPWGYDADQRPSTHPVAPAPEDVPDTASALLNFDGISYAKGASALRQLVAWLGEKDFLAGINTHFARHKFANASLADFIDSLAAHTERDIRAWADIWLRTTGIDTLTSRIEESEGRPDTATGWTLAVDRRGSRPHHIAVGVYDRDPADDRFLELRELLDLDVPSDEIISVTGARPALLVLNDVDLTYAKVRLDETSVETVLRSLSGIPEALTRAVVWNALRDMVRDGELDPHAYLATAAAHLPEEDDLAIVQGVLAFARTQVAVRYLAPEEQTAALATLTTIARDLLRRTEDGSEPGMRLTAVRTLVDSATQPDTIAAWLTDDTVPGGPALDPELRWRILGRLAVLGAVGEAEIDAALAADTSATGQEGAARCRAALPTIEAKAAAWDRLFHDDSLSNYLFSATAQGFWQPEQAELLTPYVTRYYPEAVALGARRGPAIGEAAGRWAFPAYAVDESNLQAGHTCLTNPDVIPLLRRKLVDQLDDLARALKVRRASAES; this is encoded by the coding sequence ATGTCCGCACTGACGCGCAACGAAGCGCAGCTCCGAGCCCAGCTCCTCGACGTCCAGCACTACGCCGTCACCCTCGACCTCACCGGCGACGACGAGACCTTCGACTCCGCCACCGTCGTCCGGTTCACCGCACGCACCGCCGCAGACACCTTCATCGAGCTGAAGCCCGCCGAATTGCGCTCGGCCACCCTCGACGGCATCCCCCTCGACCCGGCCACCCTCGCCGACGACCGGCTGCCGCTCACCGGCCTCACCGAAGGCCCCCACGAGCTGCACCTCGACACCCGCATGCGCTACTCGCGCACCGGCGAGGGCCTGCACCGCTTCACCGACCCGGCCGACAACCAGACGTACGTCTACAGCCAGATGTTCCTGGACGACGTCCAGCGGGTCTTCCCGGCCTTCGACCAGCCCGACCTCAAGGCCGTCTTCGAATTCACCGTCACCGCCCCCGCCCACTGGACCGTCCTCGCCAACGGCATCACCACCCGCACCGGCGCCGCCCCCGACAACAGCGGCGCAGCCATCTGGCAGTCCGCCCCCACCCCCCTCATCTCCACCTACCTCGCCGCCGTCGCCGCCGGCCCCTGGCACAGCATCCGCACCGAACACGCCGGACTGCCCTTCGGCATCCACTGCCGCCAGTCCCTCGCACCCCACATGGACGTCGACGCCGAAGAAATCCTTTCCATCACCAAGGCCTGCTTCGACCGGTACCAGGAGAAGTTCACCGAGCCCTACCCCTTCGACTCCTACGACCAGGCCTTCGTGCCCGAGTTCAACGCCGGCGCCATGGAGAACCCCGGACTCGTCACCTTCCGCGACGAGTTCATCTTCCGATCCGCCGTCACCGACACCGAACGCCAGTCCCGCGCCATGGTCATCGCCCACGAGATGGCCCACATGTGGTTCGGCGACCTCGTCACCCTCGCCTGGTTCGACGACATCTGGCTCAACGAATCCTTCGCCGAATACATGGGCTACCAGACCCTCACCGAAGCCACCCGCTTCACCGACACCTGGACCGACTTCGGCGTCACCCGCAAGCCCTGGGGCTACGACGCCGACCAGCGCCCCTCCACCCACCCCGTCGCCCCCGCCCCCGAAGACGTCCCCGACACCGCCTCCGCCCTCCTCAACTTCGACGGCATCTCCTACGCCAAGGGCGCCTCCGCCCTGCGCCAGCTCGTCGCCTGGCTCGGCGAGAAGGACTTCCTGGCCGGCATCAACACCCACTTCGCCCGCCACAAGTTCGCCAACGCCTCCCTCGCCGACTTCATCGACTCCCTCGCCGCCCACACCGAACGCGACATCCGCGCCTGGGCCGACATCTGGCTGCGCACCACCGGCATCGACACCCTCACCTCCCGCATCGAGGAATCCGAGGGCCGCCCCGACACCGCCACCGGCTGGACCCTCGCCGTCGACCGCCGCGGCAGCCGCCCCCACCACATCGCCGTCGGCGTCTACGACCGCGACCCCGCCGACGACCGCTTCCTCGAACTGCGCGAACTCCTCGACCTCGACGTCCCCTCCGACGAGATCATCTCCGTGACCGGAGCCCGCCCGGCCCTCCTCGTCCTCAACGACGTCGACCTCACCTACGCCAAGGTCCGGCTCGACGAAACCTCCGTCGAAACGGTCCTGCGCAGCCTCTCCGGCATCCCCGAGGCACTCACCCGCGCCGTCGTCTGGAACGCCCTGCGCGACATGGTCCGCGACGGCGAACTCGACCCCCACGCCTACCTGGCCACCGCCGCCGCGCACCTGCCCGAAGAGGACGACCTCGCCATCGTCCAAGGCGTCCTCGCCTTCGCCCGCACCCAGGTTGCCGTGCGCTACCTCGCCCCCGAAGAGCAGACCGCGGCCCTCGCCACCCTCACCACCATCGCCCGCGACCTGCTCCGGCGCACCGAGGACGGCTCCGAGCCCGGCATGCGGCTGACCGCCGTACGCACCCTCGTCGACAGCGCCACCCAGCCCGACACCATCGCCGCCTGGCTCACCGACGACACCGTCCCCGGCGGCCCCGCACTCGACCCCGAACTGCGCTGGCGCATCCTCGGCCGCCTCGCCGTCCTCGGCGCCGTCGGGGAAGCCGAGATCGACGCCGCCCTCGCCGCAGACACCAGCGCCACCGGCCAGGAAGGCGCCGCCCGCTGCCGCGCCGCCCTCCCCACCATCGAGGCCAAGGCCGCCGCCTGGGACCGCCTCTTCCACGACGACAGCCTGTCCAACTACCTCTTCAGCGCCACCGCCCAGGGCTTCTGGCAGCCCGAACAGGCCGAACTGCTCACGCCGTACGTCACCCGCTACTACCCGGAGGCCGTCGCCCTCGGCGCCCGCCGCGGCCCGGCCATCGGCGAAGCCGCTGGCCGCTGGGCGTTCCCCGCGTACGCCGTCGACGAGTCCAACCTCCAGGCCGGCCACACCTGCCTCACGAACCCGGACGTCATCCCCCTCCTGCGCCGCAAACTGGTCGACCAACTCGACGACCTCGCCCGCGCCCTCAAGGTCCGCCGAGCCTCTGCCGAGAGCTAG
- a CDS encoding pyridoxal phosphate-dependent decarboxylase family protein — protein MTAPPGPRATPPLAGGPDGPTALRPLLDTVLDALTTGAHDRGGPLPAGGPTTVTARVHAALGDAGVLPAHGTGAHEALRTLVHTLAAGAADPADPLCAAHLHCPPLAVAAAADLAASALNPSLDSWDQAPAASAVEALLTRTLAAEFYDTPHADALVTTGGTEANQLAVLLARERHGPALTVLHGANAHHSVPRAAWLLGLPPATELPTPAGTLDPARLAEALAAALGPTLVTVTAGTTDAGLIDPLHRIADLCDRYGADLHIDAAYGGLLALSPRHRDQLAGLGRAHSLTIDLHKLGWQPVAAGLLAVPDTALLAPLAHQADYLNATDDTEAGLPDLLGRSLRTTRRPDALKIATTLRALGRDGLTALIDRTVDTAHHLARLLDAHPGFELHAPPTLTTVLFRPTHADDDHLATLRRTLLHQGRAVLGRTHADGRLWLKATLLNPHTTAGDLDQLISLLEGSTHR, from the coding sequence ATGACCGCGCCGCCCGGCCCACGCGCAACACCCCCGCTCGCCGGAGGCCCCGACGGGCCCACCGCCCTGCGCCCCCTCCTCGACACCGTCCTCGACGCCCTCACCACCGGCGCCCACGACCGCGGCGGCCCCCTCCCCGCCGGCGGCCCGACCACCGTCACCGCCCGCGTCCACGCCGCCCTCGGCGACGCCGGCGTACTCCCCGCCCACGGCACCGGCGCCCACGAAGCCCTCCGCACCCTCGTCCACACCCTGGCCGCCGGCGCCGCCGACCCCGCCGACCCCCTCTGCGCAGCCCACCTGCACTGCCCCCCGCTCGCCGTCGCGGCCGCCGCCGACCTCGCCGCCTCCGCCCTGAACCCCTCCCTCGACTCCTGGGACCAGGCCCCCGCCGCCTCCGCCGTCGAAGCCCTCCTCACCCGCACGCTCGCCGCCGAGTTCTACGACACCCCCCACGCCGACGCCCTCGTCACCACCGGCGGCACCGAAGCCAACCAACTCGCCGTCCTCCTCGCCCGCGAACGCCACGGCCCCGCCCTCACCGTCCTCCACGGAGCCAACGCCCACCACTCCGTACCCCGCGCCGCCTGGCTCCTCGGCCTGCCCCCGGCCACCGAACTCCCCACCCCCGCCGGCACCCTCGACCCCGCCCGCCTCGCCGAAGCCCTCGCCGCCGCCCTCGGCCCCACCCTCGTCACCGTCACCGCCGGCACCACCGACGCAGGCCTCATCGACCCGCTCCACCGCATCGCCGACCTCTGCGACCGCTACGGCGCCGACCTCCACATCGACGCCGCCTACGGCGGCCTCCTCGCCCTCAGCCCCCGTCACCGCGACCAACTCGCCGGACTCGGCCGCGCCCACTCCCTCACCATCGACCTGCACAAACTCGGCTGGCAGCCCGTCGCCGCAGGCCTCCTCGCCGTCCCCGACACCGCCCTCCTGGCCCCCCTCGCCCACCAGGCCGACTACCTCAACGCCACCGACGACACCGAAGCGGGCCTGCCCGACCTCCTCGGCCGCTCCCTGCGCACCACCCGCCGCCCCGACGCCCTCAAGATCGCCACCACCCTCCGCGCCCTCGGCCGCGACGGCCTCACCGCGCTCATCGACCGCACCGTCGACACCGCACACCACCTCGCCCGACTCCTCGACGCCCACCCCGGCTTCGAACTCCACGCACCCCCCACCCTCACCACCGTCCTCTTCCGGCCCACCCACGCCGACGACGACCACCTCGCCACCCTGCGCCGCACCCTCCTGCACCAAGGCCGCGCCGTCCTCGGCCGCACCCACGCCGACGGCCGCCTCTGGCTCAAAGCCACCCTGCTCAACCCGCACACCACAGCGGGGGACCTGGACCAGCTCATTTCCCTCCTGGAAGGCAGCACCCACCGATGA
- a CDS encoding lysine N(6)-hydroxylase/L-ornithine N(5)-oxygenase family protein: MTAQLDAPHDLVGIGIGPFNLSLAALAHGLPQQGAGELATAFYDQRRDFRWHPGLLIEGATLQVPFLADLVTLADPASPWSFLSYLRHKERLFPFYFAEQFHIHRAEYDAYCRWVAGRVPGLHFGHQVDAVRWNPERDLFEVDFTQLDATGEAEALGRTHARNLALGIGTAPYVPEPLRPLADAPTVPVIHSADYLDNRQRILGAEHVTVIGSGQSGAEVFLDLLRARPAGRERLTWLARTPSFAPMEYSKLGLEHFTPDYTRYFHSLPEPVRDQLVPTQWQLHKGIDTDTIAAIHSELYRRTLHGGWPDAVLTPGVSVRTAGRVATTKVELHLEHVEQGTRSRLTTDAVVLATGYRERPLGSLLAGLDPYLRKDSSGRPRIDDRYRMILDPTVTGSVFVQNGERHSHGVGAPDLGLAAWRSAAILNTLTGKEPYPQPARTAFTTFGLDQREHSRPRPAGELRPLVDHP; this comes from the coding sequence ATGACCGCCCAGCTCGACGCCCCCCACGACCTTGTCGGAATCGGGATCGGCCCCTTCAACCTGTCCCTCGCAGCGCTCGCCCACGGCCTGCCCCAACAAGGAGCCGGCGAACTCGCCACCGCCTTCTACGACCAGCGCCGCGACTTCCGCTGGCACCCCGGACTCCTCATCGAAGGAGCCACCCTCCAGGTCCCCTTCCTCGCCGACCTGGTCACCCTCGCCGACCCGGCCAGCCCCTGGAGCTTCCTCAGCTACCTCAGGCACAAGGAACGGCTCTTCCCCTTCTACTTCGCCGAGCAGTTCCACATCCACCGCGCCGAATACGACGCCTACTGCCGCTGGGTCGCCGGCCGCGTCCCCGGACTCCACTTCGGCCACCAGGTCGACGCCGTCCGCTGGAACCCCGAACGCGACCTCTTCGAAGTCGACTTCACCCAACTCGACGCCACCGGCGAAGCCGAAGCCCTCGGCCGCACCCACGCCCGTAACCTCGCCCTCGGCATCGGCACCGCCCCCTACGTCCCCGAACCCCTGCGCCCCCTCGCCGACGCCCCCACCGTCCCCGTCATCCACTCCGCCGACTACCTCGACAACCGCCAACGCATCCTCGGCGCCGAACACGTCACCGTCATCGGATCGGGCCAGTCCGGCGCCGAAGTCTTCCTCGACCTCCTGCGCGCCCGCCCCGCCGGCCGCGAACGCCTCACCTGGCTCGCCCGCACCCCCTCCTTCGCCCCCATGGAGTACTCCAAGCTCGGCCTCGAACACTTCACCCCCGACTACACCCGCTACTTCCACTCCCTCCCCGAACCCGTACGCGACCAACTCGTCCCCACCCAATGGCAACTCCACAAGGGCATCGACACCGACACCATCGCCGCCATCCACTCCGAGCTCTACCGCCGCACCCTCCACGGAGGCTGGCCCGACGCCGTCCTCACCCCCGGAGTCAGCGTCCGCACCGCCGGTCGCGTCGCCACCACCAAGGTCGAACTCCACCTCGAACACGTCGAGCAGGGCACCCGCTCCCGCCTCACCACCGACGCCGTCGTCCTCGCCACCGGATACCGGGAGCGACCGCTGGGCAGCCTCCTCGCCGGCCTCGACCCGTACCTGCGCAAGGACTCCTCCGGCCGCCCCCGCATCGACGACCGCTACCGGATGATCCTCGACCCCACCGTCACCGGCAGCGTCTTCGTCCAGAACGGCGAACGCCACTCCCACGGTGTCGGCGCCCCCGACCTCGGCCTCGCCGCCTGGCGCAGCGCCGCCATCCTCAACACCCTCACCGGCAAGGAGCCCTACCCCCAGCCGGCCCGCACCGCCTTCACGACCTTCGGCCTCGACCAGCGCGAACACAGCCGACCCCGCCCCGCCGGCGAACTCCGCCCCCTCGTCGACCACCCCTGA